The Oncorhynchus kisutch isolate 150728-3 linkage group LG20, Okis_V2, whole genome shotgun sequence genome has a segment encoding these proteins:
- the LOC109882517 gene encoding ras-related protein Rab-3D-like, translating to MALASDPGASQLQTQAQKDAADQNFDYMFKLLIIGNSSVGKTSLLFRYADDSFTSAFVSTVGIDFKVKTVYRNEKRVKLQIWDTAGQERYRTITTAYYRGAMGFLLMYDITNQDSFYAVQDWATQIKTYSWDNAQVILVGNKADLEDDRLVPAEDGQRLADELGFQFFEASAKDNINVKQVFERLVDVICEKMSESVNGEPSPLANHKGPSLQDTPPDKGGCSC from the exons ATGGCGCTGGCGAGCGACCCCGGTGCCAGCCAGCTGCAGACCCAGGCCCAGAAGGATGCCGCGGACCAGAACTTTGACTACATGTTCAAGCTGCTGATCATCGGCAACAGCAGCGTGGGGAAGACCAGCTTACTCTTCCGCTACGCTGATGACTCCTTTACCTCTGCCTTCGTCTCCACCGTGGGCATCGACTTCAAGGTTAAGACGGTCTACCGCAACGAGAAGAGGGTCAAGCTACAGATCTGG gacaCAGCGGGCCAGGAGCGTTACAGGACCATCACCACAGCCTACTACAGAGGAGCCATGGGCTTCCTGCTCATGTATGACATCACCAACCAGGACTCCTTCTACGCTGTGCAGGACTG GGCGACCCAGATCAAGACGTACTCGTGGGACAACGCCCAGGTGATCCTGGTGGGGAACAAGGCTGACCTGGAGGACGACAGGCTGGTACCAGCAGAGGACGGACAGAGACTGGCTGATGAACTGG gGTTCCAGTTCTTCGAGGCCAGTGCCAAAGACAACATCAACGTGAAGCAGGTGTTCGAGCGTCTCGTCGACGTCATCTGCGAGAAGATGAGCGAGAGCGTGAATGGGGAGCCCAGCCCATTGGCCAATCACAAGGGCCCCAGCCTGCAGGACACGCCACCAGACAAGGGTGGCTGCTCCTGCTGA
- the LOC109882520 gene encoding mitochondrial cardiolipin hydrolase-like, which produces MSVVQMVKIVGLGAVALTLSVEWLGWLFCRLWPRKISRGPLKEVFFFPTKVACTERLFTPNSPFPCPCPLPHNINTSFTRLLVHILSASSSLDLCVFAFTNLDLSRAVLALHTRGIPIRILTDMDYTLITGSQIGAIRRAGICVRCDSGAVHMHHKFAVVDGRRLITGSLNWTLTAIQSNKENILVTEEPDLVLPFISEFQRLWDVNDPARRHLLSIAEKPASLVL; this is translated from the exons ATGTCAGTGGTTCAGATGGTGAAGATCGTGGGTCTGGGGGCTGTGGCCCTCACTCTCAGTGtggagtggttgggctggctctTCTGTCGCCTCTGGCCCCGGAAAATATCCAGAGGCCCCCTGAAAGAAGTCTTCTTTTTCCCTACAAAGGTCGCCTGCACGGAGCGTCTCTTCACTCCTAACTCACCATT CCCCTGCCCCTGTCCTTTACCCCACAACATCAACACCTCCTTCACCCGTCTCCTGGTCCACATCctgtctgcctcctcctccttgGACCTGTGTGTGTTCGCCTTCACCAACCTGGACCTGAGCCGGGCTGTGCTGGCCCTCCACACCAGGGGCATCCCCATCCGTATCCTCACTGACATGGACTACACCCTCATCACCGGCTCCCAGATAGGGGCCATCCGCAGAGCAG GCATCTGTGTGAGGTGTGACTCCGGCGCCGTCCACATGCACCACAAGTTCGCAGTGGTGGACGGCCGGCGCCTAATCACCGGCTCCCTGAACTGGACGCTGACAGCCATCCAGAGCAACAAGGAGAACATCCTGGTCACGGAGGAACCAGACCTAGTCCTGCCGTTCATCTCCGAGTTCCAGAGGCTCTGGGATGTCAATGACCCGGCTAGGAGACACCTGCTGTCCATCGCTGAGAAACCTGCTAGTTTAGtactatag
- the LOC109882526 gene encoding tetraspanin-1-like, whose protein sequence is MCCSGFLKIMMFIFNGAIFLAGVAILAVGVWVKVDSGSLLGVLDNIKDVPAELGQLANVAYLLMGVGGVLLIMGFLGCCGAMKESRCMLMLFFIIILIIFIAEVAGCVVVLVFQPLAKEVLEDLSEKVVDSIQRDYGKDESLTSLWNGTMEQFKCCGYRNYTDFDGSPFQEKPTNPTYPPTCCIKTETCTAAAAERSNVNGCFTMLLNLIEDNAVIIGAVGLGIAALEIAAMVVSMVLYQQIGNK, encoded by the exons ATGTGTTGCTCCGGGTTTCTCAAGATTATGATGTTCATCTTCAATGGAGCCATCTTT TTGGCAGGTGTGGCCATCCTGGCAGTGGGGGTGTGGGTGAAGGTGGACAGTGGCTCTCTACTGGGAGTACTAGACAACATTAAGGACGTCCCAGCAGAACTGGGCCAGCTGGCTAACGTGGCCTACCTGCTCATGGGGGTCGGAGGGGTCCTGCTGATCATGGGCTTCCTAGGGTGCTGTGGAGCCATGAAGGAGTCCAGGTGTATGCTGATGCTG TTCTTCATCATCATCCTGATCATATTCATTGCAGAGGTGGCTGGGTGCGTGGTGGTCCTCGTCTTCCAACCACTG GCTAAGGAAGTTCTTGAGGACCTTAGTGAGAAGGTTGTTGACAGCATTCAAAGAGACTACGGGAAGGATGAGAGCCTGACTTCACTATGGAATGGTACCATGGAACAG TTCAAGTGCTGTGGATACCGCAATTACACAGACTTCGATGGATCCCCTTTCCAAGAGAAGCCAACTAACCCTACGTACCCACCAACATGTTGCATTAAAACTGAAACCtgtacagctgctgctgctgaacGCTCG AATGTCAATGGCTGCTTTACCATGTTGCTGAACCTGATAGAGGACAACGCTGTCATCATTGGAGCTGTTGGACTGGGCATCGCTGCGCTTGAG ATTGCTGCCATGGTGGTGTCAATGGTTCTCTACCAACAGATTGGTAACAAGTAG
- the LOC109882525 gene encoding tetraspanin-1-like, whose protein sequence is MSEFQRTFKVYSLYSSSTFSKNTKTIPSPYFSSFSLPPPCCVYQLAGVAILAVGVWVKVDSGSLLGVLDNIKDAPAELGQLANVAYLLMGVGGVLLIMGFLGCCGAMKESRCMLMLFFIIILIIFIAEVAGCVVVLVFQPLAKEVLEDLSEKVVDSIQRDYGKDESLTSLWNGTMEQFKCCGYRNYTDFDGSPFQEKPTNPTYPPTCCIKTETCTAAAAERSNVNGCFTMLLNLIEDNAVIIGAVGLGIAALEIAAMVVSMVLYQQIGNK, encoded by the exons atgtctg AGTTTCAAAGAACATTCAAAGTATACTCCCTGTACTCTTCATCAACATTTTCCAAAAACACTAAAACTATCCCCTCCCCctatttctcctctttctctctcccacctccctgTTGTGTGTATCAGTTGGCAGGTGTGGCCATCCTGGCAGTGGGGGTGTGGGTGAAGGTGGACAGTGGCTCTCTACTGGGAGTACTAGACAACATTAAGGACGCCCCAGCAGAACTGGGCCAGCTGGCTAACGTGGCCTACCTGCTCATGGGGGTCGGAGGGGTCCTGCTGATCATGGGCTTCCTAGGGTGCTGTGGAGCCATGAAGGAGTCCAGGTGTATGCTGATGCTG TTCTTCATCATCATCCTGATCATATTCATTGCAGAGGTGGCTGGGTGCGTGGTGGTCCTCGTCTTCCAACCACTG GCTAAGGAAGTTCTTGAGGACCTTAGTGAGAAGGTTGTTGACAGCATTCAAAGAGACTACGGGAAGGATGAGAGCCTGACTTCACTATGGAATGGTACCATGGAACAG TTCAAGTGCTGTGGATACCGCAATTACACAGACTTCGATGGATCCCCTTTCCAAGAGAAGCCAACTAACCCTACGTACCCACCAACATGTTGCATTAAAACTGAAACCtgtacagctgctgctgctgaacGCTCG AATGTCAATGGCTGCTTTACCATGTTGCTGAACCTGATAGAGGACAACGCTGTCATCATTGGAGCTGTTGGACTGGGCATCGCTGCGCTTGAG ATTGCTGCCATGGTGGTGTCAATGGTTCTCTACCAACAGATTGGTAACAAGTAG